A single region of the Gopherus evgoodei ecotype Sinaloan lineage chromosome 3, rGopEvg1_v1.p, whole genome shotgun sequence genome encodes:
- the GZF1 gene encoding GDNF-inducible zinc finger protein 1 — translation MESNAVLLESKSSPINLLNEMHQLRLLGHLCDVTVSVEYQGVRGEFVAHKAVLAATSKFFKEVFLNEKSMDSSRTNVFLNEVQVADFASFLEFVYTAKVEVEEDRVQRMLEIAEKLKCLDLSETCFQLKKQMLESVLLELQNFSESQDAEEDSGTQSNALLELKTTVVAEGDHTDCLPDSPSSPMERPSNGVSPERPTAKSKEKVDKKKETMKPPYAKIRRASGRLAGRKVFVEIPKKKYTRRLREQQKNAEDATEENKFPKDQIMHDVEKEEGQAENSVKPENEECNGNFELEDNFKKSEEEKKKRGGNFKCSTCKKEFLYERSFLKHIKHSHGIAAEIIYRCETCGQTFANRCNLKSHQRHVHTSERHFPCELCGKKFKRKKDVKRHILQVHEGGGERHQCQQCGKGLSSKTALRLHERTHTGDKPYGCTECEAKFSQPSALKTHMRIHTGEKPFVCDECGARFTQNHMLIYHKRCHTGERPFMCETCGKSFASKEYLKHHNRIHTGSKPFKCEVCFRTFAQRNSLYQHIKVHTGERPYCCDQCGKQFTQLNALQRHHRIHTGEKPFMCNACGRTFTDKSTLRRHTSIHDKNTPWKSFLVIVEGVSKNDEGHKTELPDEEYHVSPKITEKLLSFSENGHYQNLTAVPGSVTALHENSSSIGTDCKSDGTVGPQEALLATTLSELTVLHTQTDAIQPQLHALVNME, via the exons ATGGAAAGTAATGCAGTTTTGCTAGAATCAAAGTCCTCACCGATAAATCTTCTGAACGAAATGCATCAGTTGCGTCTTCTGGGCCACCTTTGTGATGTGACGGTTAGTGTGGAGTATCAAGGTGTTAGGGGAGAGTTTGTTGCTCACAAAGCTGTATTGGCAGCAACAAGCAAGTTCTTCAAGGAGGTGTTTCTTAATGAGAAGAGCATGGATAGCTCAAGGACAAACGTGTTCTTGAACGAGGTCCAGGTAGCTGATTTTGCTTCATTTCTTGAGTTTGTCTATACTGCCAAGGTAGAAGTGGAGGAAGACCGAGTGCAACGTATGCTGGAAATAGCTGAAAAGCTTAAGTGCTTGGACCTGTCTGAAACCTGTTTTCAGCTGAAGAAGCAGATGCTTGAATCCGTGTTGTTGGAGTTGCAAAATTTCTCTGAATCGCAGGATGCTGAGGAGGACAGTGGTACCCAATCAAATGCTTTACTTGAGTTGAAGACAACTGTTGTGGCAGAAGGTGACCATACAGACTGTCTTCCTGATTCTCCCAGTTCCCCCATGGAAAGACCCAGCAATGGAGTGTCCCCTGAGAGGCCAACTGCCAAATCAAAAGAGAAGGTTGACAAGAAAAAAGAAACCATGAAGCCTCCCTATGCCAAAATCAGAAGGGCCAGTGGGAGGCTGGCTGGGAGGAAAGTATTCGTAGAAATCCCCAAAAAGAAGTACACAAGGCGATTGAGAGAGCAACAGAAGAATGCCGAGGATGCTACTGAAGAGAACAAGTTCCCAAAAGACCAAATCATGCATGATGTGGAGAAGGAAGAGGGGCAAGCGGAGAACAGTGTGAAGCCTGAGAATGAAGAGTGCAATGGCAACTTTGAATTAGAAGACAACTTTAAAAaatcagaggaggagaagaagaaacgAGGCGGCAACTTCAAATGCAGCACGTGCAAGAAGGAATTCCTGTATGAGAGGAGCTTCCTCAAGCACATAAAGCACAGTCATGGCATTGCGGCTGAAATCATTTACCGGTGCGAAACCTGCGGTCAGACCTTTGCCAACCGGTGCAATTTAAAAAGCCACCAACGCCACGTCCACACCAGTGAGCGCCACTTCCCTTGTGAACTCTGTGGTAAGAAGTTCAAGAGGAAGAAGGACGTCAAGAGGCACATTCTTCAGGTTCATGAGGGTGGTGGGGAGCGTCATCAGTGCCAACAGTGTGGAAAGGGTTTGAGCTCCAAAACTGCTTTGAGGCTTCATGAAAGGACGCATACAGGCGACAAGCCTTATGGGTGCACAGAGTGTGAGGCTAAATTTTCTCAGCCTTCTGCACTTAAAACACACATGAG aatcCACACTGGTGAAAAACCATTTGTCTGTGATGAATGTGGTGCAAGATTCACACAGAATCACATGCTTATATATCATAAAAGGTGTCACACAG GGGAAAGGCCTTTTATGTGTGAAACATGTGGGAAGAGCTTTGCCTCTAAGGAGTACTTGAAACACCATAATAGAATACATACCGGATCCAAGCCGTTTAAATGTGAAGTTTGCTTCAGAACATTTGCACAGAGGAATTCGCTTTACCAGCATATTAAAGTTCACACGG GTGAACGGCCCTATTGTTGTGATCAGTGTGGTAAGCAGTTCACACAGCTCAACGCATTGCAGCGCCATCATCGGATACACACGGGGGAGAAACCGTTCATGTGCAATGCGTGCGGGCGAACATTCACGGATAAATCCACCTTGCGGCGGCACACTTCA atACATGATAAGAATACACCCTGGAAGTCTTTCCTGGTTATTGTTGAAGGAGTGTCTAAGAACGACGAAGGTCACAAGACAGAGCTTCCTGATGAAGAGTATCATGTGTCACCTAAAATAACAGAGAAGTTGCTGTCTTTTTCTGAAAATGGCCACTATCAAAACTTGACTGCTGTCCCAGGGAGTGTGACTGCACTGCATGAAAACAGTTCTTCTATCGGGACAGACTGCAAATCGGATGGGACTGTGGGACCCCAAGAAGCCCTCCTAGCTACCACCTTAAGTGAACTTACGGTACTACATACACAGACAGATGCCATTCAGCCACAGCTCCATGCTCTGGTGAATATGGAATAA